The following nucleotide sequence is from Acidobacteriota bacterium.
AAAATTAATAAAGTATGCCTCCCATTGCTGCCAAACACCCACATGTTGAAAACCGTCATGGCCAAACGTTCAGCGATGACTATTACTGGCTGCGCGAACGGGAAAACCCGGAGGTGCTCGACTACCTCAAGGCCGAAAACGCCTATACCGAGGCCGCGACCGCGGACGCGAAGGCGTTCGGGGAAGCGCTGTACCAGGAGATGCTGGGGCGGATTCAGCAGACGGATTTGAGCGTGCCGGTGCGGCGGGGGGAGTACTGGTATTACAGCCGGACGGTCGAGGGAAAACAGTACCCGATCTACGCACGCAAACAGGGGAGCACCGAGGCGGAAGAGGAGATTCTGCTGGATTTGAATGTGCTGGCGGAGGGGCACAGCTTTCTGGGCCTGGGGGCATTTGCGATCAGCGATGACGCCACCACGCTGGCCTACACGACCGACACCACCGGCATGCGGCGCTACCGCTTGTACGTGAAGGATTTGACGACGACCGGCGGCCTGCTGAAGACGACGGCAGAGCGCGTAACCTCGCTCGAGTGGGCCAGCGATAACCAGACGCTGTTTTACACGACCGAAGATGAAACCACCAAGCGCAGCGATCGCTTGTGGCGTCATCCCCTCGACGGCGCCGCGGAAGAGATCTATCACGAGGCCGACGAGCTCTACAGCATCGGCGTCCAGCGCACGCGCGACCGGGAGTATCTGCTGCTGGAAGCGGCGGCAACCGATTCGACCGAGTTCCGCTATTGGCGCTCCGATGCGCCGGCGAGCGAGCCGCGGCTATTTCTGGCCCGCGAGCGGGATCATAAATATGACCTCGATCACCGGGCGGGGTTGTTCTACATCCGCAGCAACCGCGGGGCGAAGAATTTCCGGCTGCTGACGACCGCGGTGGAGCATCCGGAGCCGCAGCACTGGCGCGAGATGCTGGCGCACGATCCGGAAGTGCTGCTGGAGGGCGTGGACTTATTCCAGGACTACGCGGTGATAGCAGATCGGCGCCTGGGGCTGGAGCGGCTGCGGGTGCTGGAGTTCGCCACAGGCAAGTGGAGCACGATTGCAGTGCCCGAGCCGGTGTACAGTTTGTTCCCGTCAGCGAACCCGGAGTTTGCGACGAGGGCATTCCGGTATCAGTACGAAAGTCCGGTGACGCCGGCCAGCATCTTCGAGTACGACCTCGCGACCGGTGCCGCCAGACTGCTGAAGCAGCAGCCGGTGCTGGGCGGATATGACGCGGCACGATACAAGTGCGAGCGGCTCTGGGCCACGGCGCGGGATGGGGTGCGCGTGCCCATCAGCATCGTTTATCCGTCCGGCTTCGCGCGCGATGGCGCCTCGCCGCTGCTGCTGTACGGCTACGGATCCTACGGCTATGGATTGTCCGCTGGATTTTCGATTTCCCGGCTGAGTTTGCTGGACCGGGGCGTGGCCTACGCCATCGCCCATGTGCGCGGCGGCAATGAGCTGGGCGAGGCCTGGCACGACGCCGGCATGCTGATGCAGAAGAAAAATACGTTTACGGATTTCATCGACTGCGCCGAGTATCTGATCGCCCAGCGCTGGACGCAGCCAGAGAAGCTCGCGATTGAGGGCGGCAGCGCCGGCGGCTTGCTGATCGGCGCAGTCGTGAATATGCGGCCGGAGCTGTTTGCGGCGGCGCATCTGGCGGTACCGTTTGTGGATGTGATCAACACCATGTGTGACGAGTCGCTGCCACTCACGACGGGCGAGTATCTGGAGTGGGGTGATCCGCGGCAGGCAGACGCGTTCGCCTACATGCTCTCGTACAGCCCCTACGACAACCTCGCGGCGCACCGCTATCCGGCGCTGCTGGTCACGACAAGCCTGAACGACAGTCAGGTGATGTACTGGGAGCCGGCCAAGTACGTCGCGAAGCTGCAGGCACTCAACCCGAATGCGACGGTGCTCCTGAAGACCAACCTGGGCGCCGGCCACGGCGGCGCCTCCGGCCGCTACGACCGCCTCAAGGAGACCGCGTTTGAGTACGCCTGGATTCTAGGTATGCTACAGCCATGAGTACGGCGCCCACTTCG
It contains:
- a CDS encoding S9 family peptidase → MPPIAAKHPHVENRHGQTFSDDYYWLRERENPEVLDYLKAENAYTEAATADAKAFGEALYQEMLGRIQQTDLSVPVRRGEYWYYSRTVEGKQYPIYARKQGSTEAEEEILLDLNVLAEGHSFLGLGAFAISDDATTLAYTTDTTGMRRYRLYVKDLTTTGGLLKTTAERVTSLEWASDNQTLFYTTEDETTKRSDRLWRHPLDGAAEEIYHEADELYSIGVQRTRDREYLLLEAAATDSTEFRYWRSDAPASEPRLFLARERDHKYDLDHRAGLFYIRSNRGAKNFRLLTTAVEHPEPQHWREMLAHDPEVLLEGVDLFQDYAVIADRRLGLERLRVLEFATGKWSTIAVPEPVYSLFPSANPEFATRAFRYQYESPVTPASIFEYDLATGAARLLKQQPVLGGYDAARYKCERLWATARDGVRVPISIVYPSGFARDGASPLLLYGYGSYGYGLSAGFSISRLSLLDRGVAYAIAHVRGGNELGEAWHDAGMLMQKKNTFTDFIDCAEYLIAQRWTQPEKLAIEGGSAGGLLIGAVVNMRPELFAAAHLAVPFVDVINTMCDESLPLTTGEYLEWGDPRQADAFAYMLSYSPYDNLAAHRYPALLVTTSLNDSQVMYWEPAKYVAKLQALNPNATVLLKTNLGAGHGGASGRYDRLKETAFEYAWILGMLQP